A single window of Streptomyces sp. NBC_00464 DNA harbors:
- a CDS encoding amidohydrolase family protein, translated as MSAPRPCTLLLSGAQVVTVDDARTVHPDGAVAVDGHRIVDVGPTADLAARWRPHRTVDCRGSAVLPGFTDAHTHLFQSLARGIGDGLAIGRWLNEFMWPYAIHLDSEDARIAARLGAVEAARAGITTVVDHHYAPSDPETVLAVADAIEEIGLRGAVARGMLGDRTAVAEARGLPTALYRYSTDQELDLTRQCMAARGAESRVRVWPAPLNLSYGDRDLVRGSAALAREHGVRWHTHCSEGAKDPQSFLDRHGKRPVAWLAAEDLLDEHTTLAHAVWLDEEETEAVGAYGAGVAHCPCSNAYLASGAMPWRGLRDAGAVVALGTDGPSAGGRQDMFEVMKQTLFGQRLSRLDPSAVRCEEAIEAATRDGARYAGIEGGGVIRPGSPADLVVVDLTGTAVQPVHRAVSALVYSARAADVVMTLVDGRVVYENGRCPGVDEEALAAHARERAERMVRRADFGALTEPWRDGNQDRRRRVATS; from the coding sequence ATGTCCGCACCACGTCCGTGCACGCTGCTGCTGTCCGGTGCCCAGGTGGTCACCGTCGATGACGCGCGCACCGTTCACCCCGACGGGGCGGTGGCCGTCGACGGCCACCGCATCGTCGACGTCGGCCCGACCGCCGACCTGGCCGCCCGCTGGCGGCCGCACCGCACCGTCGACTGCCGTGGCAGCGCCGTCCTGCCCGGTTTCACCGACGCCCACACCCACCTGTTCCAGAGCCTGGCCCGGGGCATCGGTGACGGCCTGGCCATCGGGCGGTGGCTGAACGAGTTCATGTGGCCGTACGCCATTCACCTCGACTCCGAGGACGCCCGGATCGCCGCCCGGCTGGGGGCCGTGGAGGCCGCCCGAGCCGGCATCACCACGGTCGTGGACCACCACTACGCGCCCAGCGACCCCGAGACCGTTCTGGCCGTCGCCGACGCGATCGAGGAGATCGGACTGCGCGGGGCGGTCGCCCGCGGCATGCTCGGCGACCGTACCGCCGTCGCGGAGGCGCGCGGCCTGCCGACCGCCCTCTACCGCTACAGCACCGACCAGGAACTCGACCTCACCCGCCAGTGCATGGCCGCCCGTGGCGCCGAGTCCAGGGTGCGTGTCTGGCCCGCTCCCCTGAACCTTTCCTACGGCGACCGGGACCTGGTGCGCGGATCCGCTGCCCTCGCCCGCGAGCACGGGGTTCGCTGGCACACCCACTGCAGTGAGGGGGCCAAGGACCCGCAGAGCTTCCTGGACCGGCACGGGAAACGGCCGGTCGCCTGGTTGGCGGCGGAGGACCTGCTGGACGAGCACACCACACTGGCCCATGCGGTGTGGCTCGACGAGGAGGAGACCGAGGCGGTCGGCGCGTACGGGGCGGGCGTGGCCCACTGCCCCTGCTCCAACGCCTATCTGGCCTCCGGCGCGATGCCCTGGCGCGGCCTGCGCGACGCGGGCGCGGTGGTGGCCCTCGGCACGGACGGCCCCAGCGCGGGCGGTCGCCAGGACATGTTCGAGGTGATGAAGCAGACCTTGTTCGGGCAGCGCCTGAGCAGGCTCGATCCATCGGCCGTGCGGTGCGAGGAGGCCATCGAGGCCGCGACACGCGACGGTGCCCGGTACGCGGGTATCGAAGGCGGCGGGGTGATCCGGCCGGGCTCGCCGGCCGACCTGGTGGTCGTGGACCTGACGGGAACAGCCGTGCAGCCCGTACACCGGGCGGTGTCCGCGCTCGTCTACTCCGCCCGTGCGGCGGACGTGGTGATGACGCTCGTGGACGGGCGCGTCGTGTACGAGAACGGCCGCTGCCCGGGCGTCGACGAGGAGGCGCTGGCCGCGCACGCCCGGGAGCGGGCGGAGCGCATGGTGCGGCGGGCGGATTTCGGGGCTCTGACCGAGCCGTGGCGTGACGGGAACCAGGACCGGCGGAGAAGGGTGGCGACATCGTGA